The Streptomyces tubercidicus DNA segment CACAGGTGGCGCCGCTCGTGCACCACAAGCACCGGGACTCGGTCGCCTGCTACGTCGATCTGGCGCGCGCGGAAGGCGCCCGGGTGCTGTGCGGCGGGAGCGCCCCCGACGGCGACGCCTACCGCGACGGCGCGTACTACCTGCCCACCGTCCTCGACGGCCTGCCGAACTCCTCCCGCACCTGCCAGGAGGAGATCTTCGGCCCGGTCCTGGTCGCCCTGCCCTTCGACGACGAGGACGACCTCATACGCCAGGCCAACGACTCGGTCTACGGCCTGGCCTGCGGGATCTGGACCCGCGACCACCGCGCCGCCTGGCGGATCGCACGCCGTATCGACGCCGGCACCGTCTGGATCAACACCTACAAGCAGTTCAGCGTCTCCACCCCCTTCGGCGGAATGAAGGACAGCGGTCTCGGCAGGGAGAAGGGCCGCGACGGCATCCGCGCCTACCAGCGCCAGAAGTCCCTGTACTGGGGCGTCTCGGACGCTCCGCTGCCCTGGGCCAACTGACACCCCCGGAGGAACCGATGCCCCACCCCCCGATCGCCCGGCTGCGCGCCCTGCGCTCCGTCGAGCTGCTCACCCCGCACTTCGCCGAGGCCACCGACTTCTACCAGGACGCCTGGGGCCTGGAGGTCGTCGAGACCGAGTCCGGCGCGAGCTGGCTGCGCGGCACCGGCGACGAACACCACGCACTCCAGCTCACCCGCTCCGACCGGATCGGCCTCGGCCGGCTCTCGTTCGCCCTCACCACCCCCGCGGAGGCCGACGAGGCGGCCCGCCGGCTCGAAGCGCACGGTATCCGCACGGTGTCCGGGCCCGGCCCGCTGGACCAGGTCGGCGGCGGCTACGGTCTGCGCTTCCACGACCACGAGGGACGCCTGGTCGAACTGTCCGTCGACACCTGGGCCGTCGCCCCGCGCGGCCGGGACGCCGCCGTCCCGGTCGGTGTCACCCACGCCGTCCTCAACACCACCGACATCGACGCCTCCGTCGCCTTCTACTGCGATGTCCTCGGCCTGCGCGTCTCGGACTGGTCCGAGCACCAGATGGCGTTCCTGCGCTGCAACGCCGACCACCACTGCATCGCCTTCAACCAGGCCGAATGGGTCTCCCTCAACCACGTCGCGTACGAGATGAGCTCGGTCGACCACTTCATGCGGGGGCTGGGGCGGCTCAAGCACCACGGCATCGACCCGCAGTGGGGGCCCGGCCGGCACGGCCCCGGCAACAACACCTTCTCCTACTTCACCGACCCGACCGGGCTCGTGTGCGAGTACACCTCCGAGGTCGCACAGGTCGTCGAAGACCGCTGGATCGCCAAAGTGTGGCGGCGCACCCCCGAGCTGTCCGACCTGTGGGGCACGGCAGGCCCACCGTCCCAGGAGATCCGCTGCCATATGGCGGGCTCCCCCGAAGGAGCGCACGCATGACGACCGTGACGACACGGCACGTAGGGCTCATCGGCTGGGGCGCCA contains these protein-coding regions:
- a CDS encoding VOC family protein, whose translation is MPHPPIARLRALRSVELLTPHFAEATDFYQDAWGLEVVETESGASWLRGTGDEHHALQLTRSDRIGLGRLSFALTTPAEADEAARRLEAHGIRTVSGPGPLDQVGGGYGLRFHDHEGRLVELSVDTWAVAPRGRDAAVPVGVTHAVLNTTDIDASVAFYCDVLGLRVSDWSEHQMAFLRCNADHHCIAFNQAEWVSLNHVAYEMSSVDHFMRGLGRLKHHGIDPQWGPGRHGPGNNTFSYFTDPTGLVCEYTSEVAQVVEDRWIAKVWRRTPELSDLWGTAGPPSQEIRCHMAGSPEGAHA